CCTTCTGGAGCACCGTCACGATGCTGGAACCGAAAATGTGTGGGTCAGCGCGCCCTCGTGTAGCCGGGAGGCCCGGCCCCCGAAAGACGCGTCGCCGCTACTGATCCAGTCGAGGACGAGGACACCCCCGCCCCGATGGTGGAATATGGGTCGTCCGGGACTCGGCAGGGGGAAAGACGCGCGTGCACGCTCAGGAGACCACATTCAACGAACTCGTCCAGGGCGAGAAGCAGTACCAAGTGCCGCTCTATCAGCGCACTTACAGCTGGCAGCGGGACGAGCTGCGGCAACTCTGGGACGACGTTCAGGAGTTGGTCGAGGAGCAGTTGGAAGGACGGCCCCCCGCGGCGCACTTCCTCGGCTCCGTGGTGCTGGCCCCGGGCCGGATCACCGCCGGCGGCATGCAGCGCTGGCTCGTGGTCGATGGCCAGCAGCGGCTCACCACTCTCATGCTCGCCTTCACGGCGTTGCGCGACCGCCACCGGGAACGCGGCGCGGAGCAGAAGGCCGAGCGCATCCACGACCTTGTGCTCGTCAACAAGTACCGAAGCGGCGACGACCACTACCGGCTCCTGCCCACGCAGGCGGACCGCGACGCCTTCACCGCCTGTGTCGAGAGTTCGCCAAGGGCCGGCGGCCCCGGCAACGTGGGTGCCGCCTACCGGTTCTTCCTGGGCGCCCTCGCAGAGGGCGAGGAAAATGCTGGTGAGACGTGGACGGACGCGGTGGAGACCGTGCTGAGCGGTCTGCTGTCGATCGTGGAGATCACCGCGTCGGAGGGTGACAACGTCTACCGGATCTTCGAGTCGATCAACAACACTGGGGTCGGACTCAGCCAGAGCGACCTGCTGCGCAACTACCTCTTCATGTGCCTGCCGACCCGAGGTGAGTCCGTCTACCAGAGTCTCTGGCTGCCCATGCAGGAACGGCTAGGCCCCGCCAACCTCGAACTCCTCGTCTGGCTCGACCTGGTGGTGGCCGGCAACAGCCGGGCGAAGCAGAGCGAGATCTACCGGGACCAGAAGAAACGCCTGGAGCCTCTGAGCTCCGACGAAGCGGCCCTGGAGGCCGAGATCGCCTCCCTGGCCCGCCGGGCGGAACGTCTGATGCGGATCCTGGAACCCGAGAGGGAGGCCGACCCTGAGCTGCGCGAAGTGCTGGAGAGGCTCTCCCGGTGGGGCGGTCAGACCCACTACCCGCTGGCACTTCATCTGCTCGGCCGCGTGGACGATGGGCAGGCCACACCCCACCAGGCCGCCCGGGCACTGGCGTACGCCGAGAGTTACATGGTGCGGCGCCTGTTCACCGGACACTCCACCACGGGCAGCAATCGGGTGTTCATGGAGATGGCCAAGGAGATGGAGAAGGACGACGACCCGGCCGAGGCCGTAAGCCGCTTCCTGTCGAAGAGCAAGACGGGTGCCCGTGTCTGGCCCGACGACGACGCCGTCCGCGAGGCGATCCGCACCCGGCCGTTCTACAAGGCGGGCCGCAGCAACCAGCGGTTCCAGGTGCTGCGGAGGCTGGAGGAGAGCTACAGAGCGAGCGAACCGGTCGACTTCGCCAAGGCACGCCTGACCGTCGAGCACGTGCTGCCACAGAGCCC
This sequence is a window from Streptomyces sp. NBC_01217. Protein-coding genes within it:
- a CDS encoding GmrSD restriction endonuclease domain-containing protein, which gives rise to MHAQETTFNELVQGEKQYQVPLYQRTYSWQRDELRQLWDDVQELVEEQLEGRPPAAHFLGSVVLAPGRITAGGMQRWLVVDGQQRLTTLMLAFTALRDRHRERGAEQKAERIHDLVLVNKYRSGDDHYRLLPTQADRDAFTACVESSPRAGGPGNVGAAYRFFLGALAEGEENAGETWTDAVETVLSGLLSIVEITASEGDNVYRIFESINNTGVGLSQSDLLRNYLFMCLPTRGESVYQSLWLPMQERLGPANLELLVWLDLVVAGNSRAKQSEIYRDQKKRLEPLSSDEAALEAEIASLARRAERLMRILEPEREADPELREVLERLSRWGGQTHYPLALHLLGRVDDGQATPHQAARALAYAESYMVRRLFTGHSTTGSNRVFMEMAKEMEKDDDPAEAVSRFLSKSKTGARVWPDDDAVREAIRTRPFYKAGRSNQRFQVLRRLEESYRASEPVDFAKARLTVEHVLPQSPAHQWLDLLAEETEDGQGAEELHALLVHTLGNLTLSADNAKLSNHPFRRKQEILDFSSLRMNQEIAGRERWGKAEILDRGAALADRVVRLWPGPVAGTVPVDDEWSGWKELRAALLAMPAGTWTTYGDVAALIGTHAVPVGQHLASKVGLHGAYRVLTADGRVSAGFRWPDGQDLGDVRTRLEAEGVSFDDAGRARRSHRLTTSDLAALLGKDVADEAEPSPRADGDEQQSATSRFETQLRDNQTEETVDGVLDALRFWEQQGGHLAYGRASETSCFPTVSFGNAPASRELWPLALYPVSGTVEVVFQYLKRRPPFDDEPLRRELMNRLNKIEGIDLAEAKLDLRPSFAVEVFAAHSAEICAVLEWFAHTVALAEARRMVDKDPDSP